ATCGAGCTTAAGTTCCTCTGCTGCCTCATCTTTACGATACCCTTGTGGAGTCACATGTTTACGAATTTACCTATTCTGCATGATCCCTTTATCCAACTCGCGCTTTGTGCCCCAGTTTACATCATTGGTTTTTCCTATTTTGGCATCAGTGCATTTCGTTCCATCTGGAACAAAATGCCCAATATGGATGTACTCATCTTTATTGGATCTACAGCTGCTTTTGCCTATAGTCTCATTGGTACATATTATAATCTAGGACATGATTACCAGTTCTACGAAACATGTGCAACAATCATAACATTGGTATTTTTGGGAAATGTCCTCGAAAAAAGAGCCGTTACCAAAACCACATCAGCCATCAAAGAGCTGGTTAAATATCAAGATATACCCGCTATCAAAATTGAAAATGACCAAGAAGTCGAGCTATTAGCCCGAGAAATTAAATCCGGTGATGTTTTAAAGGTAAATTCTGGAAATCTCATCCCCGCTGATGGCGATATTTTGGAAGGACAGGCTTGGGTGGACGAATCTATGCTAACCGGAGAAAGTCTACCTATTGAAAAACTTAAGTATGATGCCGTCATTGGCGGTACCTTACTAACCGAAGGAAATATCAGAATCGTGGCGACCAAAGTTGGGTCTAAAAGTGTACTGTATCAGATTATCCAATTAATTAAAGATGCGCAGAGTAAAAAGCCACCTATTCAAAAATTCGGTGATAAAGTAGCTGCTTATTTCGTTCCAATCGTTGTGACGATATCATTTTTCACTTTTTTTGTTACTTATTTTATCGCACAATTGCCGCTGCAGCAATCCCTCATGAATGCCATAGCTACCCTTGTTGTATCCTGTCCATGCGCCATGGGGCTAGCCACACCTACTGCCGTCATGGTTGGCCTGGGAAGAGCTGCAAAAAGTGGAATACTGATCAAAGGCGGAAGCACCATCGAGGAGATGTCCGATCTGAAACAGATGGTATTTGACAAAACGGGGACCCTAACGACAGGCGATTTTAATATCAAAGCGATTCAGACCTTTGGTATCGAACAATCGCAAGTCGAATCGATCATCGCACAATTGGAGAGTTATTCGAGCCATCCGATCGCCAAGTCGATCCGAAAACAGCTCAAGGAGATAAAATCTTACCGCATTATCTTTAAAGAAGTCAATGAAATAAAAGGGAAAGGAATCTTTGCGACCGACACAAATGGAAATAACTATTCCATTTGTAATGCAAAACTTGGCGAAAAAGATTACTCCAATCGCTACGACCTTACCTTAACCATCAATGGCGTTGTAATTGCAGGCATTGTCCTCGAAGATCAGATTAAGCCCTACGCAAAGGAACTGATCCAATACCTCAAAGATAGAGGCATACGGCCTATTCTTTTGAGTGGAGATCGACAAAGCAAATGTGAACGCACAGCACAGAAGCTTGGTATTGCGGATGTATATTGGGACAAATCGCCAGAAGAAAAATTAGCAATCTTGTTCAAACTCAAAAAGAATGGCCCTACTGCAATGGTTGGTGACGGTATCAATGACGCTCCTGCATTAGCTGCTGCCGATGTTGGCATCTCGCTTGGCGATTCGACACATATTGCCATCCAATCGGCAAAGGTGGTTTTATTAAACAATGAGCTCAAATCTATTGAAAAGCTGCTGAAAATTGGTCACCATACCCTATTGACGATAAAGCAAAATCTCTTTTGGGCGTTCGCGTACAATATTGCGGCCATACCGCTTGCTGCGGTTGGCTTTCTCGGACCTATGCTTGCAGCCCTTAGCATGGCCTTTTCAGACTTAATTGTCATCGGCAATTCGATTCGGCTCCGCTTTAAAAAAATCAAATAAAAAGGATACCCCATAAGTACCAAGACAATCCATAAAAGATTGTCTTTTTTGTGTATATTAGGGCTTAAATCATTCGCTTTTGAGGTTAAATTTTTGTAACTTCGCATGCGTGGCAAGCCAGTTTAGAGGGCTTGCATACTAGTTTTATTGAAACCAAATTCATATGGCTGAAGAAACAGAAAACGACAACAATCTTGTTCCGGCAAACGACCGGATTATCCCAATTAACATCGAGGATCAGATGAAGTCTGCCTACATTGACTACTCCATGTCTGTCATTGTATCAAGAGCACTTCCTGATGCGCGTGATGGCATGAAGCCAGTACACAGACGTGTTCTTTATGGCATGCTGGACTTAGGGGTTACCAGTGGCAAGCCTTACAAAAAGTCTGCCCGTATCGTTGGTGACGTATTAGGTAAATATCACCCACATGGTGATTCATCCGTTTATGACACCATGGTTCGTATGGCTCAAGATTGGAGTTTACGTTATCCTTTGGTAGATGGTCAAGGTAACTACGGTTCCATCGATGGCGATCCACCTGCGGCGATGCGTTATACGGAGGCAAGATTAAAGAAAATTGCCGAGGAAATGCTATCTGATATCAACAAAGATACGGTTGATTTCCAAAATAACTTTGACGATTCCCTACAAGAACCAACAGTCCTTCCCACCCGTATTCCAAATCTCCTGGTCAACGGAGCTTCGGGGATTGCAGTGGGTATGGCTACAAATATGGCCCCACATAACCTATCCGAGGTTATCGATGGTACAATCGCTTTTATTGATAATCGTGATATCGAGGTTTCGGAATTGATGCAGCACATCAAAGGTCCGGACTTCCCTACAGGTGCATTAATCTACGGCTATGCTGGGGTTCAAGATGCTTGTAATACAGGTCGTGGCCGTATTGTTATGCGTGCAAAAGCTGAAATAGAAGCAACCAAATCGGGTAGAGAGCAGATTATCGTCACCGAAATTCCTTATCAAGTGAACAAGGCGAATATGATCGAGCGTACAGCCGAATTAGTTAACGAAAAGAAATTAGAAGGAATTTCTGCTATTCGTGATGAATCTGACCGTACCGGGATGCGT
The Sphingobacterium multivorum genome window above contains:
- a CDS encoding heavy metal translocating P-type ATPase, producing the protein MKESNVQTELNVSGMHCANCAISIHKYLENNGAKDIYVDFVSDEVKFSEIPLEQIPVLVKGIESLGYKVMEGKDKKPSFWKSIELKFLCCLIFTIPLWSHMFTNLPILHDPFIQLALCAPVYIIGFSYFGISAFRSIWNKMPNMDVLIFIGSTAAFAYSLIGTYYNLGHDYQFYETCATIITLVFLGNVLEKRAVTKTTSAIKELVKYQDIPAIKIENDQEVELLAREIKSGDVLKVNSGNLIPADGDILEGQAWVDESMLTGESLPIEKLKYDAVIGGTLLTEGNIRIVATKVGSKSVLYQIIQLIKDAQSKKPPIQKFGDKVAAYFVPIVVTISFFTFFVTYFIAQLPLQQSLMNAIATLVVSCPCAMGLATPTAVMVGLGRAAKSGILIKGGSTIEEMSDLKQMVFDKTGTLTTGDFNIKAIQTFGIEQSQVESIIAQLESYSSHPIAKSIRKQLKEIKSYRIIFKEVNEIKGKGIFATDTNGNNYSICNAKLGEKDYSNRYDLTLTINGVVIAGIVLEDQIKPYAKELIQYLKDRGIRPILLSGDRQSKCERTAQKLGIADVYWDKSPEEKLAILFKLKKNGPTAMVGDGINDAPALAAADVGISLGDSTHIAIQSAKVVLLNNELKSIEKLLKIGHHTLLTIKQNLFWAFAYNIAAIPLAAVGFLGPMLAALSMAFSDLIVIGNSIRLRFKKIK